From one Sphingomonas xanthus genomic stretch:
- the lnt gene encoding apolipoprotein N-acyltransferase, whose product MMSRIPHSLAALGAGLVSALAFEPVGWWPLMLLAVALLCESIARSASLWRALLVGWAFGVGQFLIGLNWIATAFTFQAAMPAWLGWIAVLLLSLYLAIYPAMAAGLAWRFGRTNRTALVLALAGGWAITEWLRATMFTGFAWNPIGVALVDTPLLGASRWIGTYGLSGLTAMIGASLWLLARKQWHVPAITAAAAVVVWALPAPAPVAPASLPPSDAPSPGGSEVSGAGVPIRSIRIVQPNIGQQDKWREGFEDEAYRRLERLTMKGAPEPRLVFWPEAAVTEPLSDERRGAERIVFEERLRATRTLGAADLLVTGGIGLSSTNRRHVDGATNSVFVMKPLGELVGRYDKAHLVPYGEYLPMRPILSAIGLSRLAPGDLDFNPGPGAQSMQLPGDWGKVGFQLCYEIIFSGEVVDRADRPDFIFNPSNDAWFGRWGPPQHLAQARLRAAEEGLPVIRSTPTGISALVDGHGRLRNAIPWQQAGFIDAALPAPLGPTLFARAGNLVPLALGFLMLIAAIALGRRRRYRLI is encoded by the coding sequence ATGATGTCGCGTATCCCGCATTCCCTCGCCGCGCTCGGCGCGGGCCTCGTTTCCGCGCTGGCGTTCGAGCCGGTCGGGTGGTGGCCGCTGATGCTGCTGGCGGTTGCGCTGTTGTGCGAGTCGATCGCCCGTTCCGCCTCACTTTGGCGGGCGCTGCTCGTCGGCTGGGCGTTCGGGGTCGGCCAGTTCCTCATCGGCCTCAATTGGATCGCAACTGCCTTCACCTTTCAGGCGGCGATGCCCGCTTGGCTGGGCTGGATCGCGGTGCTTTTGCTGTCGCTCTATCTCGCCATTTACCCGGCGATGGCCGCAGGCCTGGCGTGGCGGTTCGGCAGGACGAACCGGACCGCGCTGGTGCTTGCGCTGGCCGGCGGCTGGGCTATCACCGAATGGCTCCGCGCGACCATGTTTACCGGCTTTGCCTGGAATCCCATCGGGGTCGCACTGGTCGACACACCGCTGCTTGGCGCCAGCCGCTGGATCGGGACCTATGGGCTAAGCGGTCTTACGGCGATGATCGGCGCCTCGCTCTGGCTGCTCGCGCGAAAACAATGGCACGTTCCGGCGATCACCGCTGCCGCAGCCGTGGTGGTATGGGCGCTGCCAGCTCCTGCGCCAGTCGCGCCCGCCTCATTACCGCCATCCGATGCGCCGTCCCCCGGCGGCAGCGAAGTTTCGGGCGCCGGGGTTCCGATCCGGTCGATCCGCATCGTCCAGCCCAATATCGGCCAGCAGGATAAATGGCGGGAGGGGTTCGAGGATGAAGCCTATCGCCGGCTCGAAAGGCTGACGATGAAGGGCGCTCCGGAACCGCGCCTGGTCTTCTGGCCCGAGGCGGCGGTCACCGAGCCTCTTTCCGATGAGCGGCGCGGAGCGGAACGGATCGTCTTCGAGGAACGGCTTCGCGCGACCCGGACGTTGGGCGCCGCAGACTTGCTCGTGACTGGAGGAATTGGGCTTTCCTCGACCAACCGGCGTCATGTCGACGGCGCCACCAACAGCGTGTTCGTGATGAAGCCGCTGGGCGAGCTCGTCGGCCGCTACGACAAGGCCCACCTTGTTCCGTACGGCGAATATCTGCCGATGCGGCCGATTTTGTCCGCGATCGGCCTGTCACGGCTCGCGCCCGGCGACCTCGATTTCAATCCCGGACCGGGCGCGCAGTCGATGCAGCTGCCAGGGGACTGGGGCAAGGTCGGTTTCCAGCTTTGCTACGAGATCATCTTTTCCGGCGAGGTCGTGGACCGGGCCGACCGCCCCGACTTTATCTTCAATCCATCGAACGATGCCTGGTTTGGCCGCTGGGGCCCACCGCAGCATCTCGCCCAGGCGCGATTGCGCGCTGCCGAGGAAGGGCTGCCGGTGATCCGCTCGACCCCGACCGGGATCAGTGCGCTCGTTGATGGCCATGGCCGGCTCCGCAACGCCATCCCCTGGCAGCAGGCCGGATTTATCGACGCCGCGCTGCCCGCGCCGCTCGGTCCCACACTGTTCGCCCGGGCGGGCAACCTAGTCCCGCTTGCGCTTGGCTTCCTCATGCTGATCGCTGCGATTGCGCTGGGACGGCGGCGGCGCTACAGGCTCATATAA
- a CDS encoding hemolysin family protein, translating into MATRNEEEGGSRLWRGMRALLFGDDQEATLRDQIEEAIDEADSEPQKRGDLSPTERQMLRNLLHFGDRTVGEIAVTRGDIVSVPSTHSFEQLIAAFADAEHSRLPVRGDDLDEILGMIHIKDVFKAQEDPSRPRTIDGLLRTPLFVPESMGVLDLLARMRTERVHLAIVVDEFGGTEGLVSIEDVVEEIVGEIEDEHDEQAAGLLQPLEDGIWEADARIELTELARSVDGRLATDEDEVDTLGGLMFLLTGHIPAKGESVLHPSGWRLEAIDSDPRRIVRVRLHPPEPKLGMTIPAR; encoded by the coding sequence ATGGCGACCCGTAACGAGGAGGAGGGCGGCTCCCGATTGTGGCGCGGAATGCGCGCGCTCCTGTTCGGCGACGACCAGGAAGCGACGCTTCGTGACCAGATCGAGGAAGCCATCGACGAGGCCGACAGCGAGCCGCAGAAGCGCGGTGACCTGTCCCCTACGGAGCGGCAGATGCTTCGCAACCTGCTGCATTTCGGCGACCGAACGGTAGGCGAAATTGCGGTCACTCGCGGCGACATCGTCTCGGTCCCCTCGACGCACAGCTTCGAACAGCTGATCGCCGCGTTCGCGGATGCCGAGCATAGCCGTCTGCCGGTGAGGGGCGACGATCTCGACGAGATTCTCGGCATGATCCACATCAAGGACGTGTTCAAGGCTCAGGAGGATCCCAGCCGGCCGCGGACGATCGACGGCCTGTTGCGCACGCCCTTGTTCGTCCCTGAATCGATGGGTGTGCTCGACCTGCTGGCGCGCATGCGGACCGAGCGGGTCCATCTGGCCATCGTTGTCGACGAGTTCGGTGGCACCGAGGGCCTGGTCAGCATTGAGGACGTCGTCGAGGAGATCGTCGGCGAGATCGAGGACGAGCATGACGAGCAAGCCGCTGGGCTGCTGCAGCCGCTTGAAGACGGGATCTGGGAAGCCGACGCGCGGATCGAACTGACCGAGCTTGCGCGGTCAGTCGATGGCCGGCTGGCGACCGACGAAGACGAAGTCGACACGCTCGGCGGGCTGATGTTCCTGCTTACAGGCCATATTCCGGCCAAGGGCGAAAGCGTCCTCCATCCCTCAGGTTGGCGGCTGGAGGCAATCGACAGCGACCCGCGGCGAATCGTTCGCGTGCGGTTGCATCCGCCGGAACCCAAGCTGGGGATGACGATTCCCGCAAGATGA
- the ybeY gene encoding rRNA maturation RNase YbeY, whose product MTLDIAIDADSEWDSSTDWADLARSAATAAIAESAFPQLGAGARDCELSIRLTGDAEVHALNAEWRGKDKPTNVLSFPMADEDELAETAAEGPELLLGDIVLARGVCAAEAAEKSIPLEQHAAHLMVHGTLHLLGYDHMDDVSAADMEAREVRALERLGIANPYAGGR is encoded by the coding sequence ATGACGCTGGACATTGCGATCGACGCCGACTCGGAGTGGGACAGTAGCACCGACTGGGCCGACTTGGCCCGGTCCGCCGCCACTGCCGCAATCGCCGAAAGCGCCTTCCCGCAACTGGGCGCCGGCGCGCGCGACTGCGAATTGTCGATCCGACTGACCGGCGATGCCGAAGTGCATGCCCTCAATGCGGAATGGCGCGGGAAGGACAAGCCGACGAACGTCCTGTCCTTTCCGATGGCCGACGAAGACGAGCTTGCCGAAACTGCCGCCGAAGGTCCCGAACTTTTGCTCGGGGATATTGTGCTGGCGCGCGGCGTCTGCGCGGCCGAGGCCGCGGAAAAATCAATCCCGCTTGAACAGCATGCCGCGCACCTAATGGTGCATGGCACGCTCCATCTGCTAGGTTATGACCATATGGATGACGTGAGTGCGGCCGACATGGAAGCGCGCGAAGTGAGGGCGCTTGAACGGCTGGGCATCGCCAACCCCTATGCGGGGGGCCGCTAA
- a CDS encoding PhoH family protein produces the protein MAKREMTAANLEDRARLELEFEQPYLLGPLFGDYDRHLVMIEDRLGVHVAARGNRVMIEGEPEAAARAREVLLGLYDRLDQGQDVDAAAVEAVIGMANQPLFDGIVSEEVANAPRVMIRTRKKTIVPRSVVQTRYMEALARDDMIFALGPAGTGKTYLAVAQAVQMLITGQVDRLILSRPAVEAGERLGFLPGDMKEKVDPYLRPLYDALYDMLPTEQVERRIASGEIEIAPIAFMRGRTLNDAFIILDEAQNTTPQQMKMFLTRFGMRARMVICGDPNQTDLPQGVTSGLADAVAKLEGIPKLSMIRFGAADVVRHPLVGRIVEAYEGPDSRVAAQ, from the coding sequence ATGGCCAAGCGCGAAATGACTGCCGCCAACCTTGAAGACCGGGCGCGGCTCGAGCTCGAGTTTGAACAACCCTACCTGCTCGGCCCGCTGTTCGGCGATTACGACCGCCACCTCGTGATGATCGAGGACCGGCTCGGCGTCCATGTCGCGGCACGCGGAAACCGGGTGATGATCGAAGGCGAGCCCGAAGCGGCGGCTCGCGCCCGTGAGGTGCTGCTCGGCCTTTACGACCGGCTCGACCAGGGTCAGGACGTCGATGCCGCCGCGGTCGAGGCGGTCATCGGTATGGCCAACCAGCCGCTGTTCGACGGGATCGTATCCGAAGAAGTGGCCAATGCGCCGCGGGTCATGATCCGGACCCGCAAGAAAACCATCGTGCCGCGATCGGTCGTCCAGACCCGTTATATGGAGGCGCTGGCCCGCGACGACATGATCTTCGCGCTTGGACCGGCGGGCACGGGCAAGACCTATCTAGCCGTCGCGCAGGCGGTGCAGATGCTGATTACCGGCCAGGTCGACCGCCTGATCCTGTCACGTCCGGCGGTCGAGGCCGGCGAGCGGCTGGGCTTCCTGCCCGGCGACATGAAGGAGAAGGTCGACCCCTACCTCCGCCCGCTCTACGACGCGCTTTACGATATGCTTCCGACGGAACAGGTCGAACGGCGGATCGCCAGCGGCGAGATCGAGATCGCGCCGATCGCCTTCATGCGCGGCCGTACGCTGAACGACGCCTTCATCATCCTCGACGAGGCGCAGAACACCACCCCGCAGCAGATGAAAATGTTCCTGACCCGGTTCGGCATGCGGGCCCGGATGGTAATCTGCGGCGACCCCAACCAGACCGATTTGCCCCAGGGGGTAACCTCGGGGCTGGCTGATGCCGTGGCCAAGCTCGAAGGCATACCGAAATTGTCGATGATCCGCTTTGGCGCCGCAGACGTGGTGCGCCATCCGCTCGTCGGGCGGATCGTCGAAGCCTATGAAGGTCCGGACAGCCGGGTTGCTGCCCAATGA
- the miaB gene encoding tRNA (N6-isopentenyl adenosine(37)-C2)-methylthiotransferase MiaB, with protein MTKIPKTYRVKSFGCQMNVYDGERMAELLAAEGMTPASDGADADLVVLNTCHIREKAAEKAYSDVGRLRRDDGSKPIVALAGCVAQAEGAEAKARSSLIDLVVGPQAYHRLPQMVAAAAKGLRPVDTDMPAISKFGALPARRKVGPSAFLTVQEGCDKFCTYCVVPYTRGAEISRPFADVVAEAEALVRGGARELTLLGQNVNAYQGGLDQLIRAIAAIDGLERIRYTTSHPADMSDALIAAHGEVDKLMPYLHLPVQSGSDSILKAMNRSHTAESYLRTIEKVRAVRPDIAISGDFIVGFPGETEEDFQATLSIVDAVRYASAYSFKYSARPGTPAAAMEGAVSAEVMDDRLQRLQARLAEHSLAFNRATIGKDTTILIDRKGRLPGQMIGKSPWLQSVFVETDAMIGDMVDVSVTHALPNSMGAILTTAKAA; from the coding sequence ATGACCAAGATTCCCAAGACTTACCGCGTCAAGAGCTTCGGCTGCCAAATGAACGTCTATGACGGAGAGCGCATGGCCGAGCTGCTTGCTGCCGAGGGCATGACCCCCGCCAGCGACGGAGCCGACGCCGACCTCGTTGTCCTCAACACCTGCCATATCCGGGAGAAGGCGGCGGAAAAGGCCTATTCCGACGTCGGCCGGCTGCGCCGTGACGATGGCAGCAAGCCGATCGTCGCGCTCGCCGGCTGTGTCGCCCAGGCCGAGGGCGCCGAGGCCAAGGCGCGCTCGTCGCTCATCGACCTGGTGGTTGGCCCGCAGGCCTATCACCGACTGCCCCAGATGGTCGCCGCGGCGGCCAAGGGCCTGCGTCCCGTCGATACCGACATGCCGGCCATCTCAAAGTTCGGCGCCCTCCCCGCCCGCCGCAAGGTCGGGCCAAGCGCCTTCCTGACGGTGCAGGAAGGATGCGACAAATTCTGCACCTATTGCGTGGTTCCCTATACGCGCGGCGCCGAAATCAGCCGCCCCTTCGCCGATGTCGTGGCCGAGGCCGAGGCCCTGGTCCGAGGCGGCGCGCGCGAGCTCACCCTGCTCGGCCAGAACGTCAATGCTTACCAAGGGGGGCTCGACCAGCTGATCCGGGCCATCGCGGCGATCGATGGGTTGGAACGCATCCGCTACACCACCAGTCACCCGGCCGACATGAGCGATGCGCTGATCGCCGCCCATGGGGAGGTCGACAAGCTGATGCCGTACCTCCACCTGCCGGTCCAGTCTGGGTCGGATTCGATTCTCAAGGCGATGAACCGCAGCCACACCGCCGAGTCCTACCTTCGGACGATCGAAAAAGTCCGCGCCGTGCGACCGGACATCGCCATCAGCGGCGACTTCATCGTCGGCTTCCCCGGAGAGACCGAAGAAGATTTTCAAGCGACGCTATCCATTGTCGATGCGGTGCGTTACGCTTCGGCTTATTCGTTCAAATATTCGGCCCGGCCGGGCACTCCGGCAGCGGCGATGGAAGGAGCGGTGTCGGCAGAGGTGATGGACGATCGACTGCAGCGGCTCCAAGCCCGCCTCGCCGAGCATAGCCTCGCCTTCAACCGCGCCACCATCGGCAAGGACACGACCATCCTCATCGACCGCAAGGGCCGTCTGCCCGGCCAGATGATCGGCAAGTCCCCCTGGCTCCAGTCGGTATTCGTCGAAACCGACGCGATGATCGGCGACATGGTCGACGTGAGCGTGACCCATGCCCTGCCCAATAGCATGGGCGCCATCCTCACCACTGCAAAGGCTGCCTGA